In Acidisarcina polymorpha, the DNA window TGGCCGTGCGCGATCCCGAAGCACGTGACGGTCCTAGTCACTCCTCCGGTGCGTGATAGCCTGCGGTATATACCACTTTTTCCTGAAGAAAGTTTGCATGGCCCGTATCGCAAAGCTCTTCCTCAATGGACGCAGCCAAGCCGTCAGGCTCCCCGCGGGATTTCGCTTCGAAGGCAAAGAGGTCTTCATTCGCCGCGATGAAACCACCGGCGACGGCATCCTCTCCCGTCGTCCGGGGAGTTGGGATGACTTCTTCGAATTGGTGCGCACTTCCGACCTTCCTAAAGACTTCTTGGATGATCGCTCCAAAGAGTCTGCGGAAGAACGGGACCTCTTTTGACCTCTGTTTCCTACCTGCTCGACACCAACACGGCCAGCTTCATCGTTCGCGGGAACCCTGACGTCGTTTTGAAACGCTTCGCCCAGGCGGCCCTGTGCAAACTGCTATCTCTGCTATTACCGAGGCGGAACTTTTGTTCGGCATCGCGCGCCGGCCGGAGGCGACCCGACTCAAGACCGTTGTGGGCCGAATCCTAAAGCAGATCGCCATCTTGCATGGGCTCGAAAGCAGCCAGGTACTACGCCCATATTCGAACAACCCTCGAAGGCCGGAGAGCCACTGGGCGCTTGGATACGATGATCGGTGCTCAGGCATTGGCCGAGGATCTCGTCCTCGTCTCAAACGATCACGGCTTTCGCCAAATCTCCCATTTGAAGCTCGAAGATTGGACGCTTTCCCTCTAGCGTCCCCGGTTCTAGAGTTTCCGAGGAGGACGGGAAGTGCTCTAATCGCACCAGGAGATTACCCGCGTGCTCGGTCTGCCCAAAAGAGCCCTTTTCCTCGCCGCCTTCCTTTTGTGCCTCACAATCCTCGCGACAAAAGCGTTCGCCCAGGCACCCCAGCTAGTCATCATCGATACCGACATCGGCGATGACATCGACGACGTGCTCGCCATCGGCCTTGCGCTTTCGAGTCCCGAACTTAAAATCCTCGGCATCGAGTCCGCGTGGGGTGACACCGCTCTTCGCGCCCGCATGCTCGATCGGTTGCTGTGTGAGACCGGACGCGCCGACATCCCGGTCGCCGTAGGCATCGAAAAACATGGCCCGGGCGGAGCGACCTTCTCCCAGGCTCGCTGGGCGGAACGCCAGCCGGAGAAGACACACACCCCCGCCGTCGACTTCCTGCTCGACCAGATCAAGCAGCATCCCGGCGAGATCACCCTGATCGGCATCGCGCCGCTCACCAATCTCGCGGCCGCCCTTCAGCGTGATCCCAATACCTTCAGAAAGCTGAAACGGATCGTCATCATGGGAGGCTCCATTCACCGCGGATATGACGATCTCGGCTACACCCCCGATCACGGTCCCGACGCCGAGTACAACATTGCCATGGATCCAGCTGCGGCGCAGGCCATCTTTCACGCCGGCGTACCGCTCTTCGTCATGCCGCTAGACTCCACTCAGCTCAAGCTTGACGAGGTCAAGCGCCGGCTGCTCTTCACGCAAAGCACCGACCTTACTGATGCGCTTGCGCTGCTTTACGAACAATGGTCGCGATCGACCTCCCAGGTGACCCCAACCATGTTCGACGCGGTCGCTGCCGCCTACAGCATCGAACCCGCTCTATGTCCCACCACTCCGATGAACGTCGATGTCGACGCCCGCGGCTACACCCGCCAGGTCGCGGCCCAGTCGAATGTGCACGCGAATGCGAACGTCTGCCTAAGCTCCGACTCAGACGGCTTCTTCGCGTTCTATATGCCTCGCCTGCTCAAACAGAAACTAGCGGGCTCCTGCGCTCGCTAGCAGGCCCCTGCGCTCGATCGATAATTGAGCAGAATAGGTGATGACAAGTGGATGAGACAAAGGGTCGGACTCCCGTTGCAGCCACAGCTGCGATACTCTCAAAACATGGCAGCAAAGACCCTCTACATAGCCACTAGCAATCCCGGCAAACTGCGCGATTTTGCCGCCGCCGCTCAGGCTCTTGCCTCGCCCGCAGATAAGTTTGCGATCGCGCCGATGCCTTGCCTTGACCGGATCCCGCCTCCTCCGGAGGACGAATTGACGTTCAAGGGAAATGCCCGCGCCAAAGCCATCTACTATAGTCGACTGGCTCCCGGCTTCGACATTATCGCGGATGACTCCGGTCTCGAGGTCGATGCACTGGAGGGTGAACCAGGCGTAAGGTCAGCCCGTTATGCGGAGGGAGCTTCAAAGCACGATCAGGACGAGGCAAACAACCGGCTCCTGCTCAAGAACCTGGCTTCTGTGGCGGATGAAAAGCGTACAGCCCGGTACCGCTGTGTGCTCGCCTTGGCGCGGGATGGAGAGTGTTTGGTCACTGCCGAAGGCAGTGTGGAAGGTCTGATCGCCGCTAGACCTCAGGGCGACAGAGGATTCGGATACGATCCACTTTTCTACCTGCCGGAGCTAGGCAAGACCATGGCTGAAATCGACCTCGAAATGAAAGACTCAATCAGTCACCGGGGAAGCGCTTTGCGTGATTTGTTCGAACAATTGGCGACCCATCTCTCGTGACTCTTTACCCGGTGCTCTGACCGAAGGAGTATGCTCGACCCGGGCGTGGGCGAAGCTTTAGCTCTCCCATAACTTACGAGCAAACCATACGATCACGGGCAAAACTAGGAAATCACGAGCAAACAGGGCTTGTCCGTTTCGTCCTGTTGGACTCAATAGCGTGGCTGCCTTGACTGGCATTCTTGCCGACACGAATAATAAAGATTCATGAATTGTAGATAACTGATTGTTCGATCAAGAACCATAGCCGCTGCTCGGCTGCCCACGGGAAAACTCTAGGAGTCAATATTATGGCCACTGCCACCGCACCCCCTGCTGTTCCATCTTTGCGCGGCGTTCCTCCCCTGCGCGCCGGGCAGGGGCATTCGTTTTTGCTTCGCAAGCTCCACTCGCTGAGTGGGATAGTGCCCATCGGCGCATTCCTGATCGAGCATCTGATTTCGAACTTCGAGGCACTCAAGGGACCCGCCGCTTATGCAGCGCAAGTCAAGTTTCTGAATGGATTGCCCTTCGTCAGAATTCTGGAGTGGGCGTTCATCTTTCTACCCATCCTCTATCACTCGCTTTACGGCCTCTACATCACTTTCCGCGGAAGACAGAACGTCAACGTCTATCCTTGGGCCGGCAATTGGATGTATCTATCGCAGCGGGTCACCGGGTTGATCGCGTTTGCATACATCATTCAGCATGTCTGGAGGCAGCGTTTTGCCGGGGTCAGCTTGCCCGAACATCCTGGAGCGGCCTTTCACAAAGTCCAGGTGGAGCTTTCGAATCCCTGGATGCTGGCCGTCTATGCGATCGCGATGATTGCAACCTGCTGGCACTTTGCTTATGGGATATGGCTCTTCGCCGCGAAATGGGGTCTCACTCCCGGAGACAAGGCACGCAAGCGCTTCGGCTATGTCTGCGCAGCGCTCGGCGCGGTGTTGATCGTGGTCGGACTCGCCAGCCTCTATGCCTTCGTTGGCCCGCAGTACCAAAATGCACCCTCAGATTTGACTCCTGCGCAAATAGAAGCCGGCCCCATGGCTTCGCCCCCGGCTGGAGGGAATACTCCTGCTTCACAATAGAGATATGGGGAGACTGGCGAAGTACGGGACACCCCGTCGCAGGGTTGCTCGCTTTAGTTTACGGATAGTAGAAGAAGAAATGGGGCCTTCAGGCCCGGCTGGAAAGGCCAAATAGCTTATGGCAGCAAGCCCAAGAATTATCGTAGTCGGCGGCGGATTGGCTGGACTCTCGGCCGTGATGAAGATAGCCGAGGCTGGCGGCAAGGTCGACCTCTTCTCGATCGTCCCCGTCAAGCGCTCGCACTCAGTCTGTGCGCAGGGCGGCATCAATGCCGCAAAGAACCTTAAAGGGGAAGGGGACTCGACCTGGGCGCATTTCGATGACACGATCTATGGCGGCGACTTCCTCGCCAACCAAACGCCGGTCAAGAATATGTGCGACAACGGACCGGCGATCATCGATCTGCTGGACCGTATGGGTGTGCCATTCAACCGGACACCAGAGGGTCTGCTCGACTTCCGCCGCTTCGGTGGAACGCTCTTCCATCGCACTGCA includes these proteins:
- a CDS encoding antitoxin — its product is MARIAKLFLNGRSQAVRLPAGFRFEGKEVFIRRDETTGDGILSRRPGSWDDFFELVRTSDLPKDFLDDRSKESAEERDLF
- a CDS encoding nucleoside hydrolase, whose protein sequence is MLGLPKRALFLAAFLLCLTILATKAFAQAPQLVIIDTDIGDDIDDVLAIGLALSSPELKILGIESAWGDTALRARMLDRLLCETGRADIPVAVGIEKHGPGGATFSQARWAERQPEKTHTPAVDFLLDQIKQHPGEITLIGIAPLTNLAAALQRDPNTFRKLKRIVIMGGSIHRGYDDLGYTPDHGPDAEYNIAMDPAAAQAIFHAGVPLFVMPLDSTQLKLDEVKRRLLFTQSTDLTDALALLYEQWSRSTSQVTPTMFDAVAAAYSIEPALCPTTPMNVDVDARGYTRQVAAQSNVHANANVCLSSDSDGFFAFYMPRLLKQKLAGSCAR
- a CDS encoding non-canonical purine NTP pyrophosphatase, translated to MAAKTLYIATSNPGKLRDFAAAAQALASPADKFAIAPMPCLDRIPPPPEDELTFKGNARAKAIYYSRLAPGFDIIADDSGLEVDALEGEPGVRSARYAEGASKHDQDEANNRLLLKNLASVADEKRTARYRCVLALARDGECLVTAEGSVEGLIAARPQGDRGFGYDPLFYLPELGKTMAEIDLEMKDSISHRGSALRDLFEQLATHLS
- a CDS encoding succinate dehydrogenase cytochrome b558 subunit, producing MATATAPPAVPSLRGVPPLRAGQGHSFLLRKLHSLSGIVPIGAFLIEHLISNFEALKGPAAYAAQVKFLNGLPFVRILEWAFIFLPILYHSLYGLYITFRGRQNVNVYPWAGNWMYLSQRVTGLIAFAYIIQHVWRQRFAGVSLPEHPGAAFHKVQVELSNPWMLAVYAIAMIATCWHFAYGIWLFAAKWGLTPGDKARKRFGYVCAALGAVLIVVGLASLYAFVGPQYQNAPSDLTPAQIEAGPMASPPAGGNTPASQ